In Papaver somniferum cultivar HN1 chromosome 1, ASM357369v1, whole genome shotgun sequence, a genomic segment contains:
- the LOC113300976 gene encoding leucine-rich repeat receptor-like serine/threonine-protein kinase At1g17230, whose amino-acid sequence MAILRSSSSSKFIKFVFIICYCVIFVRSLNHEGNLLLIFKSNLVDNDNNLQSWNSKDSTPCYWNGIECSDDYKVISVNLSQFNLSGNLSYSICQLHRLTILNLSKNFISGPLPTQLANCGNLETLDLRTNRFHGEIPPQLFKISSLKQLFLSENFLFGRIPDELGNMTMLEELEIYSNNLTDNIPSTIGMLKNLRIIRAGLNILSGPIPVEISECDSLEILGLAQNRLEGPLPKEIQRLKNLTTLILWQNLLSGVIPSELGNCGNLELLALNDNAFTGDIPKELGKLSKLGKLYIYRNKLNGTIPPELGNCVSAVEIDLSENQLTGFIPSELSRIPDLQLLHLFENVLQGSIPRELGKLKQLKNLDLSINNLTGTIPFEFQNLTLLEDLQLFDNNLEGVIPPLIGANSNLLVLDMSENNFVGSIPTNLCKSQTLMFLSLGSNMLSGNIPYGLKTCKSLVQLMLGGNRLTGSLPLELSSLKNLVALELFQNRFSGPISSEVGNLKNLERLLLSNNYFLGTLPPEIGQLQRLVSFNISSNHLSGSIPRELGNCTALQRLDLSRNRFTGNMPEEFGDLVKLELLKLSDNKLNGAIPYTLGRLARLTDLQMGGNYFSGRIPVELGQLTALQIALNISYNALSGDIPDDLGNLQMLESLYLNNNQLDGPIPTSIGDLSSLLVCNLSHNNLLGTIPSTPVFRRMDASNFIGNPGICMSETDPCHPSFTPSISADPSLMKQGSSRDKVVSIVAVVIGLVSLVLTVGVCWIVKCSMPVLVVENSEKTEASDTYYFPKEGFTYQDLLEATGNFSESAVIGTGACGTVYKALMSDGMLIAVKKLRSSGEASNVDNSFRAEILTLGKIRHRNIVNLYGFCYHQDSNLLLYEHMENGSLGELLHGNPNKCSLDWDARYKIALGAAEGLCYLHCDCKPQIIHRDIKSNNILLDESLEAHVGDFGLAKLIDLPFSKSMSAVAGSYGYIAPEYAYTMKITDKCDIYSFGVVLLELVTGKSPVQPIDQGGDLVTWVRRSTQNMMPTSTIFDQRLDLSARRTIEEMSLVLKIALFCTSLSPVNRPTMREVIAMMLDAKEASCSSTSSPTSETPLEEDAASRV is encoded by the exons ATGGCGATCTTgaggtcttcttcttcttctaaattcaTTAAATTCGTATTCATAATTTGTTATTGTGTTATATTCGTGAGATCATTGAATCACGAAGGGAATTTACTTTTGATATTCAAAAGTAATCTTGTTGATAATGATAACAATCTCcaaagctggaattcaaaggattcTACTCCTTGCTATTGGAATGGTATAGAGTGTTCTGATGATTATAAGGTAATATCTGTAAATCTTAGTCAGTTCAATTTGTCTGGTAATTTGTCTTATAGTATCTGTCAACTCCATAGATTAACCATCTTAAACTTGTCCAAAAACTTCATTTCTGGTCCTTTACCTACCCAATTAGCTAATTGTGGTAATTTGGAGACTCTAGACCTCAGAACTAATAGATTCCATGGAGAAATCCCACCTCAACTTTTCAAAATTTCTAGCCTAAAACAGCTTTTTTTGAGTGAGAATTTTCTGTTTGGTCGAATTCCAGATGAGCTTGGTAACATGACAATGCTAGAGGAGCTTGAAATTTATAGTAATAACCTTACTGATAATATTCCCTCCACCATTGGAATGTTAAAGAATCTTAGGATTATTAGAGCAGGTCTGAATATTCTCTCTGGTCCAATACCTGTGGAAATTAGTGAATGTGATAGCCTAGAGATTCTTGGGCTGGCGCAGAATAGGCTTGAAGGTCCTCTTCCAAAAGAGATTCAGAGGCTGAAGAATCTAACTACATTGATTCTTTGGCAAAACCTATTATCTGGTGTTATTCCGTCTGAACTTGGGAATTGTGGTAACCTGGAATTGCTTGCCTTAAATGATAATGCTTTCACTGGTGATATTCCTAAAGAGCTTGGTAAATTATCCAAGTTGGGAAAATTGTACATTTACAGAAACAAACTGAACGGAACCATTCCACCAGAGCTAGGAAATTGTGTTAGTGCAGTTGAGATTGATTTATCTGAGAATCAGTTAACTGGTTTCATTCCATCAGAACTCAGTCGGATTCCAGATCTTCAATTGCTTCATCTTTTCGAAAATGTTTTGCAAGGAAGTATTCCGAGAGAGCTTGGAAAATTAAAGCAGCTCAAGAATTTAGATCTATCCATCAATAATTTAACAGGCACTATtccttttgaatttcaaaatctCACTTTGTTAGAGGATTTGCAACTCTTCGATAATAATCTTGAGGGAGTCATTCCACCTCTCATTGGGGCAAACAGCAATCTCTTGGTCCTGGACATGTCTGAGAACAATTTTGTAGGTAGCATACCTACAAATCTGTGTAAATCTCAAACCTTGATGTTTCTAAGTCTTGGATCAAACATGTTATCTGGCAATATTCCCTATGGCCTGAAAACATGCAAGTCTCTCGTACAGCTAATGCTGGGAGGTAACCGTCTTACTGGAAGTCTCCCTCTCGAGCTATCCAGCCTTAAGAATCTCGTGGCGTTAGAGCTTTTCCAAAATCGATTCTCAGGGCCGATATCTTCAGAAGTGGGCAACCTCAAAAATCTGGAAAGACTCCTACTGTCCAATAATTATTTTCTGGGTACTCTTCCTCCTGAGATTGGTCAACTCCAACGGCTAGTTAGCTTCAATATTTCTTCTAACCATCTTTCAGGAAGTATCCCGCGTGAGCTCGGGAACTGTACGGCGCTTCAGAGACTAGACCTCAGTAGGAACAGATTTACTGGAAATATGCCAGAAGAATTTGGCGATCTTGTGAAACTTGAGCTGCTTAAGCTGTCGGATAACAAACTGAATGGAGCCATCCCATATACCTTAGGGAGGCTGGCGAGGCTTACAGATCTGCAAATGGGAGGGAATTATTTTTCTGGCCGAATACCTGTTGAATTGGGCCAGCTTACTGCTCTGCAAATTGCTTTAAATATTAGCTACAATGCACTTTCTGGTGATATTCCAGATGATCTCGGAAACTTGCAAATGTTGGAGTCCCTATACTTGAACAACAATCAGCTTGATGGTCCAATACCTACTTCAATTGGTGACCTCTCAAGTCTCTTAGTGTGCAACTTATCTCACAACAACCTGCTGGGAACAATACCCAGTACTCCTGTTTTCAGAAGGATGGATGCTAGCAATTTCATTGGAAATCCTGGCATCTGCATGTCAGAAACAGATCCTTGTCATCCATCTTTCACTCCATCTATTTCTGCAGACCCCAGTTTGATGAAACAGGGTTCTTCAAGGGACAAAGTAGTGAGCATTGTCGCAGTGGTTATAGGGTTAGTTTCATTGGTCCTTACTGTTGGTGTTTGCTGGATCGTGAAATGTAGTATGCCTGTTTTAGTTGTTGAAAATAGTGAAAAAACTGAGGCTTCTGACACTTATTATTTCCCCAAAGAAGGGTTTACTTATCAAGACCTTCTAGAAGCTACTGGTAATTTCTCAGAGAGTGCAGTTATAGGGACTGGCGCTTGTGGTACAGTATACAAAGCCCTCATGTCCGATGGTATGTTGATTGCTGTCAAGAAACTCAGGTCCTCCGGTGAAGCTTCCAATGTAGACAACAGTTTTCGGGCTGAGATATTGACACTGGGAAAGATCAGGCACCGCAACATTGTAAATCTCTACGGTTTCTGCTACCATCAAGACTCTAATCTTTTGTTATATGAGCATATGGAGAACGGGAGCCTAGGAGAACTCCTACATGGGAATCCAAATAAGTGTTCCCTGGATTGGGATGCTCGTTATAAAATAGCTCTTGGAGCAGCAGAGGGTTTATGCTATCTACACTGTGACTGCAAGCCTCAGATTATTCACCGTGATATAAAGTCAAATAACATTTTGCTTGATGAATCTCTGGAGGCACACGTGGGGGATTTTGGCTTGGCAAAGTTGATTGATTTACCTTTCTCAAAGTCCATGTCTGCTGTTGCGGGTTCCTATGGTTATATTGCCCCTG AATATGCTTACACGATGAAAATCACAGATAAGTGTGACATCTACAGTTTCGGCGTCGTTCTACTGGAATTGGTTACAGGAAAATCTCCAGTTCAGCCAATCGATCAAGGAGGGGATCTCGTTACTTGGGTGCGAAGATCCACACAGAATATGATGCCAACATCTACAATCTTTGACCAACGCTTAGATTTAAGTGCAAGGAGGACGATTGAGGAGATGTCTTTAGTACTCAAGATTGCCTTGTTTTGTACGAGTTTGTCGCCAGTCAATAGGCCAACCATGAGGGAGGTCATTGCCATGATGCTTGACGCGAAGGAGGCCTCTTGCAGTTCAACATCCTCGCCAACATCGGAGactcctttagaagaagatgctgCTAGTAGAG
- the LOC113300992 gene encoding probable glutathione S-transferase, with protein MANDEIVLLDTWASSFGMRARIALAEKGINYDYQEENLADKSPLLLKMNPVHKKIPVLIHNGKPVCESLIIVQYIDEVWHDKSPLLPSDPYRRAQARFWADYVDKKIYDCGRRVYMNKGDDQERAKVELIECLKVLESELGDKPYFGGEKFGFVDIVFVPNYSWFHTYETFGKFSVEEECPQLMAWVKRCMEKESVSRTLPDPQKVYDFSLVLREKFGVE; from the exons ATGGCCAATGACGAGATAGTTCTTCTCGATACCTGGGCAAGCTCTTTTGGCATGAGAGCGAGGATTGCTTTGGCTGAGAAAGGGATCAACTATGATTACCAAGAAGAAAATCTTGCAGACAAGAGTCCTTTGCTTTTGAAAATGAATCCAGTTCACAAGAAAATTCCTGTTTTGATCCACAACGGGAAACCCGTTTGCGAGTCCCTAATTATAGTTCAATACATCGATGAAGTTTGGCATGACAAGTCTCCTTTATTGCCTTCTGATCCTTATCGGCGTGCCCAAGCAAGGTTCTGGGCCGACTATGTCGACAAGAag ATATATGATTGTGGGAGGAGGGTATATATGAACAAAGGAGACGACCAAGAAAGAGCAAAAGTGGAGCTCATCGAGTGCTTAAAAGTTTTGGAATCAGAACTGGGAGATAAGCCATATTTTGGTGGtgagaaatttggttttgttgatatTGTTTTTGTCCCTAACTACAGTTGGTTCCACACCTACGAAACTTTTGGAAAGTTCAGTGTAGAGGAAGAATGTCCACAGCTCATGGCATGGGTGAAAAGATGCATGGAGAAGGAGAGTGTTTCCAGGACGCTCCCTGACCCTCAAAAAGTTTATGATTTCTCTTTGGTTCTCAGGGAAAAGTTTGGAGTTGAGTAG